The Eublepharis macularius isolate TG4126 chromosome 3, MPM_Emac_v1.0, whole genome shotgun sequence genome has a window encoding:
- the ATP4B gene encoding potassium-transporting ATPase subunit beta: protein MATLNEKKTCSQRMENFQRFVWNPDTGQLMGRTLINWVWISLYYVAFYVVVTGLFALSIYSLMKTLNPYTPDYQDRLKSPGVTLRPDKYGEKGLEIYYSLSSNNSWNGFVTTLENFLAAYNESVQRDNKNCIGEDYFFQNSFHPPNHTKCSCKFTREMLENCSGLTDPTFGYSEGKPCVIIKMNRIINFLPGNGTAPKVNCTTLEENRLVDAHYYPANGTFSLHYFPYYGCKAQPTYVNPLVAVKLLNISLNKEVAIVCKVVGARITSGNPHDPYEGKVEFKIRIKN, encoded by the exons ATGGCAACTTTGAATGAAAAGAAGACGTGCAGTCAAAGAATGGAAAATTTCCAGCGTTTTGTGTGGAATCCAGACACAGGACAGTTAATGGGAAGAACCTTGATTAATTGGG TATGGATCAGTCTTTACTATGTTGCTTTCTATGTGGTGGTGACTGGGCTGTTTGCCCTTTCCATATATTCTTTAATGAAGACACTCAATCCATACACGCCAGACTATCAAGATCGATTAAAATCACCAG GTGTGACATTACGACCAGATAAATATGGAGAGAAAGGACTGGAAATTTATTACAGTCTGTCTTCTAATAACTCCTGGAATGGTTTTGTGACGACTCTTGAAAACTTTCTTGcag CATACAATGAAAGCGTTCAACGTGACAACAAAAATTGCATTGGGGAAGACTACTTTTTCCAAAACTCATTCCATCCTCCAAATCACACAAAATGTTCTTGTAAATTTACACGAGAGATGCTTGAAAACTGCTCGGGTCTGACGGATCCCACTTTTGGATATTCAGAAGGAAAACCATgtgtaataataaaaatgaacagA atcatcaattttcttcctggcaACGGCACTGCACCAAAAGTGAACTGCACAACTCTA GAAGAAAATAGGCTAGTGGATGCTCACTATTATCCTGCAAATGGCACCTTTAGCCTTCACTACTTCCCTTATTATGGATGTAAAGCACAG CCTACCTACGTGAATCCTTTGGTAGCTGTGAAACTACTCAACATTTCATTGAACAAAGAAGTAGCCATTGTATGCAAAGTTGTTGGTGCTAGAATTACTTCTGGCAATCCTCATGACCCATATGAAGGAAAAGTGGAATTCAAAATCAGGATAAAAAATTAA